Proteins from one Vibrio pomeroyi genomic window:
- a CDS encoding carbohydrate porin: MKLHTLAVAVTMGLMTTSVLASEDVAALEQRINELEQRVAQTEQVSTEANEKASSFEFHGYARSGLLINDDLNGATGTGPYMTAAGAIGAPIGRLGVEDDHYVEANLIHKRFADDGSSALFRIMLADSTETNNEWTASESQLNVRQVYSELSRLSMFSESEAFSDATFWAGKRFDRDNFDIHFFDSDIVFLSGTGAGVYDVQVSDNWKANFSIYGRDFGEIDSSSTDVENYIATMNNRIGQWQVMLSGMTSADNDSRLNGAAESGVHAMFAYHGDNFFGLSEGFSKTGMLMGSGLGAELKGIGSNGDLLDDAKAVRLFSYGVTRIGDNWRLAPALMAEHSQDRLKKNDEFTWASLNVRLAQEFTENFEMVYEGSLQYMDLDNSTEQASGGFYKATVAPTLKLSTSTGFFDRPELRFAVSYVDWSEDLNGYSISTEADAATMGEGGEVLFALQMETWF; the protein is encoded by the coding sequence ATGAAACTACACACTTTAGCGGTTGCTGTAACAATGGGGCTAATGACTACATCGGTATTAGCAAGTGAAGACGTTGCAGCATTAGAGCAACGTATTAATGAATTAGAACAAAGAGTTGCACAAACGGAGCAGGTTTCTACCGAAGCCAATGAAAAGGCTTCTTCGTTTGAGTTTCACGGCTATGCACGCTCTGGGTTATTGATCAACGATGACCTAAACGGCGCGACAGGTACTGGTCCTTACATGACAGCGGCGGGTGCGATTGGTGCGCCTATTGGACGACTTGGTGTGGAAGATGATCATTACGTTGAAGCTAACTTGATTCATAAGCGTTTTGCGGATGATGGTTCTAGTGCCTTGTTTCGTATCATGTTAGCCGACAGTACTGAAACAAATAATGAATGGACAGCCAGTGAAAGCCAGTTGAATGTACGACAAGTGTATTCAGAACTGAGCCGCTTGAGCATGTTCTCTGAATCTGAAGCGTTTTCTGACGCAACGTTTTGGGCGGGTAAACGATTCGATCGCGACAACTTTGATATTCACTTTTTCGATTCGGATATTGTCTTCTTATCAGGTACTGGTGCGGGCGTTTACGATGTTCAGGTGAGCGACAACTGGAAAGCGAATTTCTCTATTTATGGCCGAGATTTTGGCGAGATTGATAGCTCATCAACAGATGTAGAAAACTACATTGCAACCATGAATAACCGCATTGGCCAATGGCAAGTGATGTTGAGCGGTATGACCTCAGCAGACAACGATAGTCGCTTAAATGGCGCAGCTGAAAGCGGTGTACACGCAATGTTTGCGTACCATGGAGACAACTTCTTTGGTCTGAGCGAAGGCTTCTCTAAAACGGGCATGTTAATGGGTAGCGGCTTGGGTGCAGAGCTAAAAGGCATCGGTTCAAATGGTGACCTACTGGATGACGCAAAAGCCGTTCGTCTGTTTAGCTACGGTGTCACTCGCATTGGCGACAACTGGCGCTTAGCACCTGCATTAATGGCAGAGCATAGCCAAGACCGTTTGAAGAAGAATGACGAGTTCACATGGGCTTCTTTAAACGTTCGATTAGCTCAAGAGTTCACAGAGAACTTTGAGATGGTTTACGAAGGTTCATTGCAATACATGGATTTAGACAACTCGACAGAGCAAGCGAGCGGCGGTTTCTACAAAGCGACAGTGGCACCAACACTGAAGCTTTCAACTAGCACTGGTTTCTTTGACCGACCAGAACTGCGTTTCGCTGTGAGCTATGTGGATTGGAGTGAAGACCTGAATGGTTACTCGATCAGTACTGAAGCTGATGCTGCAACGATGGGAGAGGGCGGCGAGGTTCTGTTTGCACTGCAAATGGAAACTTGGTTCTAA
- a CDS encoding LacI family transcriptional regulator produces the protein MASLHDVARLAGVSKSTVSRVINDEYGVKDATKVKVRKAVEECGYLPNQVAKDLKSQKTNLVGVIVPRVSSHATSQGVDGLTAVLEQAGKHVLLASTHQTHHKELEYIQIFNQKRVEGIILYATHLDNKLVKAIQSSAVPVVLVGQDGSMFNIPSIVHDDTRVGFEAGNRFIAKGCKHMGFIGVQGDDIAVDKMRSEGFAQSLQFNDLTLQFHARGDFTIESGYQLAKQSLKEHTKLDGLFCATDRIAIGAIRAIQEAGLVPGKDVLVLGVGDDELASVCTPTLSTFNYAFDKAGENGAKLLLDRIEKKGFEMSKVVLTFTTIDRESC, from the coding sequence ATGGCTAGTCTTCATGATGTCGCTCGTCTCGCTGGAGTTTCCAAGTCGACGGTCTCAAGAGTAATCAACGATGAGTATGGCGTAAAAGACGCGACCAAGGTGAAGGTGCGTAAAGCGGTTGAAGAGTGTGGCTACCTCCCAAACCAAGTCGCTAAAGACTTAAAGTCTCAGAAAACCAACCTAGTTGGCGTGATTGTTCCTAGGGTTTCTTCCCACGCCACATCTCAAGGTGTCGATGGTTTAACCGCCGTCTTAGAGCAAGCGGGCAAGCATGTTTTATTAGCCAGCACACACCAAACACACCATAAAGAACTTGAATATATTCAGATATTTAACCAAAAGCGCGTTGAAGGCATCATCCTGTACGCGACCCACCTCGATAACAAATTAGTCAAAGCCATTCAAAGCTCTGCTGTGCCGGTGGTATTGGTGGGTCAAGACGGGTCAATGTTTAACATCCCAAGCATTGTGCACGACGACACTCGCGTAGGGTTTGAAGCGGGTAATCGCTTCATCGCGAAAGGTTGTAAGCATATGGGATTCATCGGCGTGCAAGGCGATGATATTGCGGTTGATAAGATGAGATCGGAAGGCTTCGCTCAATCGCTTCAATTTAACGACCTCACACTGCAATTTCACGCCCGTGGCGACTTCACCATAGAGTCAGGTTACCAACTGGCTAAACAGTCTCTAAAAGAGCACACCAAGCTCGATGGCCTGTTCTGCGCAACTGACCGTATCGCAATCGGTGCGATTAGAGCCATTCAAGAAGCTGGCCTCGTTCCAGGAAAGGATGTCTTGGTACTCGGCGTGGGTGACGATGAACTTGCTTCAGTATGCACACCAACGCTATCTACGTTTAACTATGCGTTTGATAAAGCGGGAGAAAATGGAGCCAAGCTGCTGCTCGACCGTATTGAGAAAAAAGGCTTTGAAATGAGCAAGGTGGTGTTGACCTTCACCACTATTGACCGAGAGTCTTGTTAG
- a CDS encoding sucrose-specific PTS transporter subunit IIBC, with translation MNYPKIAKELLSLLGGKSNITALAHCATRLRLAVADQDKIDEQAIDNLEGVKGQFKVAGQYQIIFGSGIVNQVYAELAKLTEMTEMSTNDVASAGADNQNILQRAVKGLSDIFVPIIPAIVAGGLLMGIYNLLTAQGLFIDGKSLIDANPGLTDLANMINTFANAPFVYLPILLAFSASKKFGGNPYLGAALGMLMVHPDLLNGWGFGGASVSGSIPVWNILGFEIEKVGYQGSVLPVLVSAFILAKVELGLRKVIPSVLDNLLTPLLAIFVTGLLTFTVVGPFTRDIGFLLGDGLNWLYNSAGFIGGAVFGLIYAPFVITGMHHSFIAIETQLLADIATTGGTFIFPIAAMSNVSQGAAALAVGFMSKDKKMKGIAIPSGVTGLLGITEPAMFGVNLKLRYPFIAAVCAAAVSSAFITMFNVKAQALGAAGIPGIISISPEKIGYYVVGMIIAFVTAFALTVVLGLRESSKQNIKATA, from the coding sequence ATGAATTATCCAAAAATAGCAAAAGAGCTGCTTTCTCTATTAGGTGGTAAAAGTAATATCACCGCACTTGCACACTGTGCGACTCGTCTGCGTCTTGCAGTCGCAGACCAAGATAAAATTGATGAACAGGCGATTGATAACCTAGAAGGGGTTAAGGGCCAGTTTAAAGTAGCAGGTCAATATCAGATCATCTTTGGTTCAGGCATCGTTAACCAAGTTTATGCTGAGTTGGCTAAGCTGACTGAAATGACGGAAATGTCGACCAACGATGTAGCGTCTGCAGGAGCTGACAATCAAAATATCCTGCAACGCGCGGTGAAAGGCCTGTCTGATATTTTTGTACCAATCATTCCGGCGATTGTTGCTGGTGGTTTGTTGATGGGTATCTACAACCTATTGACGGCTCAAGGCTTGTTCATTGATGGCAAATCTTTAATCGACGCTAATCCGGGTTTGACCGACTTAGCAAACATGATCAATACATTTGCTAATGCTCCTTTTGTGTACTTACCTATTTTATTAGCATTTTCAGCGAGTAAGAAGTTTGGTGGTAACCCATACCTTGGCGCGGCTTTAGGTATGTTGATGGTTCACCCAGACTTGCTTAACGGCTGGGGCTTCGGTGGCGCATCAGTGTCGGGCAGCATTCCAGTTTGGAACATTTTAGGTTTCGAAATTGAGAAAGTGGGTTATCAAGGTTCAGTACTGCCCGTTCTTGTTTCTGCGTTTATTCTAGCGAAAGTTGAGCTTGGCCTACGTAAAGTTATTCCTTCGGTTCTGGATAACTTGCTAACGCCGCTACTGGCTATTTTCGTGACTGGCCTACTGACATTCACGGTTGTGGGTCCATTTACACGTGATATCGGTTTCCTACTGGGTGACGGTCTCAACTGGCTATACAACAGTGCTGGCTTCATCGGTGGTGCGGTGTTTGGTTTGATTTATGCACCATTCGTTATTACTGGTATGCACCATAGTTTTATTGCTATTGAAACTCAGCTGCTTGCGGATATCGCAACGACTGGCGGTACGTTCATCTTCCCTATCGCGGCGATGTCTAACGTGTCTCAAGGTGCAGCGGCACTGGCGGTTGGTTTCATGAGTAAAGATAAGAAAATGAAAGGTATCGCGATTCCTTCTGGTGTGACCGGTTTGCTTGGTATTACTGAACCTGCAATGTTCGGTGTGAACTTGAAGCTTCGCTACCCATTCATTGCTGCGGTTTGTGCTGCTGCGGTTTCAAGCGCATTTATCACCATGTTCAATGTGAAAGCACAAGCACTGGGTGCCGCGGGTATTCCTGGCATCATCTCAATATCGCCAGAAAAAATTGGCTACTACGTGGTAGGTATGATTATCGCGTTCGTAACTGCATTTGCGCTGACCGTTGTATTAGGTCTACGTGAGAGCAGCAAGCAAAACATTAAAGCAACAGCTTAA
- a CDS encoding aminoimidazole riboside kinase: protein MNQVWVTGDAVVDLIPETDATLLKCPGGAPANVAVAISRLLGKSAFFGRVGNDPFGTFMEVTLQKEGVNTERLVKDPEQRTSTVVVDLDDQGERSFTFMVKPSADQFMSVEDIPEFKKNEWLHVCSISLANEPSRSSTFEAIRRMKAAGGYISFDPNLRDEVWQNPSEIKSVVMKAVELADVVKFSEEELDFLTDSTSMEQGLAHIADLNNTLVLVTQGAKGVWRVFEKQGVLISGRSVTPVDTTGAGDAFVGGLLAKLSQHEEWNNQQVVDSAILWANGCGALATTQKGAMTALPTQEALTQFIQKDAPNTNSVEGSV from the coding sequence ATGAATCAAGTTTGGGTAACTGGAGACGCCGTCGTCGACCTCATTCCGGAGACTGACGCGACATTATTGAAGTGTCCGGGCGGTGCGCCAGCCAATGTCGCGGTAGCGATTTCTCGCCTTTTAGGCAAAAGTGCATTTTTTGGCCGAGTGGGTAACGACCCGTTTGGCACTTTTATGGAAGTGACTCTGCAAAAGGAAGGTGTGAATACCGAGCGTTTGGTGAAGGACCCTGAACAACGCACGTCAACCGTGGTGGTTGATCTTGATGACCAAGGCGAGCGCAGTTTTACGTTTATGGTTAAGCCAAGTGCCGACCAGTTTATGTCTGTTGAAGATATTCCCGAATTTAAGAAAAACGAGTGGCTACACGTCTGCTCAATCTCTTTGGCTAATGAACCAAGCCGAAGCAGTACCTTCGAAGCGATCCGACGTATGAAAGCAGCGGGCGGTTACATCAGCTTCGATCCAAACCTTCGTGATGAAGTGTGGCAAAACCCATCTGAAATTAAGTCTGTGGTCATGAAAGCGGTTGAATTGGCTGATGTGGTTAAATTCTCAGAAGAAGAACTGGATTTCTTAACCGATTCAACTTCGATGGAACAAGGTTTGGCTCATATTGCAGATCTTAACAATACGCTTGTTCTGGTTACTCAGGGTGCGAAAGGCGTTTGGCGGGTATTTGAAAAACAAGGTGTGCTGATTTCAGGTCGCTCAGTGACGCCAGTGGATACCACGGGTGCAGGCGATGCTTTTGTTGGCGGTTTGCTGGCAAAGCTTTCTCAACATGAAGAGTGGAATAATCAACAAGTCGTTGATTCTGCAATCCTGTGGGCGAATGGTTGCGGTGCGCTGGCAACCACGCAAAAAGGCGCGATGACCGCACTTCCAACGCAAGAGGCTCTAACTCAGTTTATTCAAAAAGACGCTCCAAATACGAATTCCGTAGAGGGGAGTGTATGA
- a CDS encoding sucrose-6-phosphate hydrolase, translating into MSLNSNWTVEQRYRRIEDISQDSIDAMVNLRKQDVGYPSYHIAPKFGLLNDPNGLCFFNGEHHLFYQWTPVGPVHGMKYWYHLSTKDFVHFEDHGIGLHPDQDYDSHGVYSGGALVENDNALLFFTGNKRDENWLRVPTQCFAKMSDDGKIEKHGVVIENDHYTEHFRDPKVWKQGDDYLMVVGAQTPQETGSMALYRSRDLINWQHKGPIQTRYNNLGYMWECPDFFEIDNQSVMLFSPQGVSSENPYDFKNIYSVAYIVGDRLNLDSVELENHQDIAQPDYGFDFYAPQTYLDDKGRRILIAWIGLPEIDTPSNEHQWAGMLSLPRELHIQDGYLVQSALPELKALQGEAVVVESVLELDTTSFMVQLETETDEFELTLANAAGNNIVFSATETEFMLDRSKMSQLYAEEFGLVRKAPRLSTKQTIEVYVDKSVIEIFINGGKHTMTSRFFIDDLSSLSMTGDVKTVYHSMSPITGLGD; encoded by the coding sequence ATGAGTTTGAACTCGAACTGGACGGTAGAGCAAAGATATCGTCGTATAGAAGATATTTCCCAAGACAGCATTGATGCGATGGTCAATCTTCGCAAACAAGATGTTGGCTATCCGAGCTACCATATTGCGCCTAAATTTGGTCTGCTCAATGACCCGAATGGCCTATGTTTCTTTAATGGTGAGCACCATCTATTTTATCAATGGACGCCAGTTGGCCCAGTTCATGGTATGAAGTACTGGTACCACCTTTCGACTAAAGACTTCGTTCATTTCGAAGACCACGGCATTGGCCTACACCCAGACCAAGATTACGACTCTCATGGTGTTTACTCTGGCGGTGCATTGGTTGAAAACGACAATGCATTGTTGTTTTTTACAGGTAACAAGCGCGATGAAAATTGGTTGCGAGTGCCAACTCAATGTTTTGCCAAGATGTCTGATGACGGCAAAATAGAAAAGCACGGCGTGGTTATCGAAAACGATCACTACACAGAACATTTCCGCGATCCAAAAGTGTGGAAACAGGGCGACGATTACCTGATGGTTGTGGGGGCTCAAACGCCTCAAGAGACTGGTTCAATGGCGTTATATAGAAGCCGAGACCTGATAAATTGGCAGCACAAAGGTCCAATTCAAACTCGTTACAACAACCTTGGCTATATGTGGGAATGCCCAGATTTCTTTGAAATAGACAACCAGTCGGTGATGCTGTTTTCTCCACAAGGTGTGTCTAGCGAAAACCCATACGATTTCAAAAACATCTACTCGGTGGCTTATATTGTCGGCGACCGCCTAAATCTAGATTCGGTAGAACTGGAAAACCATCAAGATATTGCGCAGCCAGATTATGGCTTCGATTTTTATGCACCACAGACTTACTTAGATGATAAAGGTCGCCGCATTCTGATTGCTTGGATTGGTCTGCCTGAGATTGATACACCATCTAATGAACATCAGTGGGCGGGCATGTTGTCATTGCCACGCGAGCTTCACATCCAAGATGGCTATCTGGTGCAGTCGGCTTTACCTGAATTGAAAGCGCTGCAAGGCGAAGCTGTCGTGGTTGAGAGCGTTCTTGAACTGGATACAACCAGCTTCATGGTTCAGCTTGAAACGGAAACGGACGAGTTTGAATTAACGCTCGCTAATGCTGCGGGCAATAACATCGTGTTCAGTGCTACAGAAACGGAGTTCATGCTTGATCGCAGTAAGATGTCTCAACTTTACGCGGAAGAGTTTGGCTTGGTGAGAAAAGCTCCGAGGTTGAGCACCAAGCAAACCATCGAGGTTTATGTCGATAAGTCAGTGATCGAAATCTTTATCAATGGCGGTAAGCACACAATGACCAGCCGTTTCTTCATTGATGACTTGAGTTCATTGTCGATGACTGGTGACGTGAAAACCGTTTATCACTCGATGAGCCCAATTACAGGGTTGGGCGACTAA
- a CDS encoding N-acylglucosamine 2-epimerase, protein MLRTSIALLSVTSFAVSANVTLPSDEDWINHASEGLAPYWLMPSAQGEPIGNFPTFRCDDGTLLDVANVCPELDRGWITPHFGKEFTRMKSRQTYAYGVLYHLTGDKQALVLAKQGAYYLIEHLEDEQNGGFISFTKDSKAGLEWQQRTAQDQAYALVGLAMYYYLTQDKKVEEALIAQQAFIFDKYRLNDNSGLAWVLADGEGGTATQRELVAQLDQINGYMLLVAPLLQEPIKTQWLDDLNWLTQTMVEHYHSEDEQRFYGAIHSKAAMMPNANHNDFGHTIKAYWMTYLTGQTLDNSEWKEFGMNGMKHTLDQAQYQKEFVSVSQYFGEELQNAWQGQEITGWQSRPNTNWASSWEWAELDQAAMTVSLVDGSMKEVLQYTLPTFHDVWVDHKYGGVGLEPKRTKAFHWGNGYHQFEHALIGYLYARQEEGKPAVLHYARPTNSEMPMEPYYYQGDVVKLETTGDGSQAVSFNNIRP, encoded by the coding sequence ATGTTACGAACCTCTATCGCATTACTCAGCGTTACCAGTTTCGCTGTATCTGCCAATGTCACCCTTCCCTCTGACGAAGACTGGATCAATCATGCTTCAGAAGGGCTTGCACCTTATTGGCTAATGCCGAGTGCTCAGGGAGAACCAATAGGCAACTTCCCCACTTTCCGCTGTGATGATGGAACATTGCTTGATGTGGCTAACGTTTGTCCTGAACTCGATAGAGGTTGGATCACTCCACACTTCGGCAAAGAGTTCACGCGTATGAAATCGCGTCAAACCTATGCCTATGGCGTGCTCTACCATCTGACCGGAGACAAACAAGCGTTAGTGCTTGCCAAGCAAGGGGCTTACTACCTTATTGAACACTTAGAAGATGAGCAAAATGGTGGCTTCATTAGCTTTACTAAAGACAGTAAAGCAGGATTGGAGTGGCAGCAGCGAACGGCTCAAGATCAAGCGTATGCACTGGTTGGATTGGCGATGTACTACTACTTAACTCAAGATAAAAAAGTAGAAGAAGCGCTCATTGCCCAACAAGCGTTTATCTTTGATAAATATCGACTTAACGACAACAGCGGTCTTGCTTGGGTACTTGCCGATGGCGAAGGTGGCACAGCCACACAACGTGAATTGGTCGCGCAACTTGATCAGATTAACGGTTACATGCTGTTAGTCGCTCCCCTACTACAAGAGCCCATCAAGACACAATGGCTTGATGACCTGAATTGGCTCACGCAAACCATGGTCGAGCACTACCACTCTGAAGATGAACAACGCTTCTACGGTGCCATTCACAGCAAAGCAGCGATGATGCCCAATGCCAATCACAACGATTTTGGACACACCATCAAAGCGTATTGGATGACTTATCTTACAGGCCAAACACTGGATAACTCCGAATGGAAAGAATTCGGTATGAATGGGATGAAGCACACCTTAGACCAAGCTCAATATCAGAAAGAGTTCGTGAGCGTATCCCAATATTTTGGCGAAGAACTTCAGAATGCATGGCAAGGACAAGAGATTACTGGATGGCAAAGCAGACCAAACACGAACTGGGCTTCGTCATGGGAGTGGGCAGAGCTCGACCAAGCCGCAATGACGGTATCGCTGGTCGATGGTTCAATGAAAGAAGTTCTGCAATACACGCTACCGACGTTTCATGATGTATGGGTTGATCACAAATATGGCGGCGTAGGGCTTGAACCCAAACGCACTAAGGCTTTCCATTGGGGCAACGGCTACCATCAGTTTGAACATGCTTTGATTGGCTATTTATATGCTCGACAAGAGGAAGGCAAGCCCGCTGTACTTCACTACGCAAGGCCAACCAATAGCGAGATGCCAATGGAGCCGTATTACTATCAAGGCGATGTAGTTAAGTTGGAGACCACTGGAGATGGCTCGCAGGCAGTCAGCTTCAATAACATTCGACCTTAG
- a CDS encoding glutathione S-transferase family protein: MQLYIANQNYSTWSLRAWLIFDHYNLDADIIKLKLFTSDFYDTLAKVTPTAKVPTLVDGNVAVWDSLAILEYVNDAYLNGAAWPASVAERALARAISAEMHSGFFNIRNELPMNCRAKRKLTLSDGALKDIARIDAIWSSQMEQYPEEWLFGEWSIADAMFAPVALRVETYGIQLSEKAQQYQQRVLNSLSIQKWLAEASLETDVVEEDEAGEPV, from the coding sequence ATGCAGCTTTATATCGCAAACCAGAACTACTCAACTTGGTCACTTCGTGCATGGCTCATATTCGACCATTACAACCTCGATGCAGACATTATTAAACTCAAGCTGTTCACCTCAGATTTTTACGACACGTTAGCGAAGGTGACACCGACAGCCAAAGTCCCAACCCTAGTTGATGGTAATGTCGCGGTGTGGGATTCATTGGCGATTCTCGAATATGTTAACGATGCCTACTTGAATGGTGCGGCATGGCCAGCTTCCGTCGCAGAGCGAGCTCTCGCCCGTGCAATCTCGGCAGAAATGCACTCTGGATTTTTTAACATCAGAAATGAGTTACCAATGAACTGCCGCGCCAAAAGAAAGCTCACGCTCAGTGATGGCGCATTGAAAGACATCGCTCGCATCGACGCAATATGGTCTTCACAAATGGAACAATACCCAGAGGAATGGTTGTTCGGCGAGTGGTCAATTGCCGATGCAATGTTTGCACCTGTAGCACTGCGCGTAGAAACCTATGGCATCCAGCTTTCAGAAAAAGCCCAACAGTATCAACAACGCGTGCTCAACAGCCTATCAATACAAAAATGGCTAGCAGAGGCTAGCTTAGAAACTGATGTGGTTGAAGAAGACGAAGCGGGCGAACCTGTGTAA
- a CDS encoding LysR family transcriptional regulator produces MGGDFNMDIDALRGFLAFVETSSFTRAAKQINRTQSAFSAQMRKLEEELNVTLFQKEGRNLVLTEAGLALRSHAEQLVALHNTALKQVKRYEDKQPLRLGCPEDYNDTILPKVIRLLQQAEPTCSIQVFSLPSITLREWLDDGRLDAAIVTRAPDSEEGYWLTHDVGVWISSLDYTFDDSKPVPLALFQTDCKYHAAAVNGLTKQGTPYQLLACSNTASAQRAIVKASLAIGAMGKLSVTPDLKILEDMPPLPAVDIVLILASKHHPVLDKEVLNQLVELESD; encoded by the coding sequence ATGGGTGGTGATTTCAATATGGATATTGATGCTTTGCGAGGCTTTCTCGCGTTCGTGGAAACCAGTAGCTTCACTCGTGCCGCGAAACAGATTAATCGCACCCAGTCGGCATTCAGTGCGCAGATGCGTAAATTAGAAGAAGAGCTTAACGTGACCCTTTTTCAAAAAGAGGGGCGTAATTTAGTGCTTACTGAAGCGGGCTTAGCGCTGCGTTCTCATGCGGAGCAGTTGGTTGCGCTCCACAATACTGCGCTTAAACAAGTGAAGCGTTATGAAGACAAACAGCCTCTGAGGTTGGGTTGCCCTGAAGATTATAACGACACCATTCTTCCAAAAGTAATTCGCCTGTTGCAGCAAGCTGAACCCACCTGTTCCATCCAAGTATTCAGCCTGCCAAGTATTACGCTCAGAGAATGGTTAGATGATGGCCGTTTAGATGCAGCGATTGTCACCCGAGCGCCCGACAGCGAAGAGGGATACTGGCTCACTCATGATGTGGGCGTTTGGATAAGCAGCCTTGATTATACGTTTGATGATTCCAAGCCTGTTCCATTAGCTCTGTTTCAAACGGATTGTAAGTACCACGCCGCAGCTGTGAATGGCTTAACCAAGCAGGGTACGCCTTATCAACTGTTGGCTTGTAGCAATACGGCTTCAGCGCAGCGAGCAATTGTTAAAGCGAGTTTAGCGATTGGTGCTATGGGTAAGCTTAGCGTGACTCCGGATTTGAAAATCCTTGAAGATATGCCGCCGTTACCAGCAGTGGATATTGTGCTGATCCTTGCGAGTAAGCATCATCCTGTATTAGACAAAGAAGTGCTCAATCAACTTGTGGAATTAGAGTCTGATTAG